From one Candidatus Eisenbacteria bacterium genomic stretch:
- a CDS encoding 4Fe-4S dicluster domain-containing protein: MDITRRNFLGLTALGTLSAATGTSAASSLHREPVDNKKVYGVLVDTVLCIGCRKCEWACNQEHKLSDKKLQEYEDKSVFDRHRRPSDSAYTVVNEFSNSEDPTGKKYQIKVQCMHCNHPACESACIVGAFKKVENGTVRYDAWKCIGCRYCMIACPFQIPAYEYSKAIEPRVMKCTFCLHRTEVGKRPACVEICPNEALVFGTREQILQVAHERIQARPEKYSAHVYGEHEAGGTSWIYLLPYDFKHTELPALDDRPIPDRTEKIQHAIFKSFVPPAALYGLLGLIMYTQKRDSRGEED, translated from the coding sequence ATGGATATAACGCGTCGGAATTTTTTGGGATTAACAGCCTTGGGAACGCTCTCGGCGGCGACGGGCACGAGTGCCGCGTCCTCTTTGCACAGGGAGCCGGTCGACAACAAAAAGGTCTATGGCGTTTTGGTTGATACGGTCCTGTGCATCGGCTGCAGAAAATGTGAATGGGCCTGCAATCAAGAGCACAAGCTGTCAGACAAAAAGCTGCAGGAGTATGAAGACAAATCGGTTTTTGACCGGCATCGGCGCCCGAGCGACTCAGCTTATACAGTCGTGAATGAATTCTCCAATTCAGAGGATCCGACGGGGAAAAAGTACCAGATAAAAGTACAATGCATGCATTGTAATCATCCGGCGTGTGAATCGGCTTGTATCGTAGGCGCTTTCAAGAAGGTGGAAAACGGAACGGTGAGGTACGATGCATGGAAATGTATCGGATGCCGTTATTGCATGATCGCTTGTCCGTTCCAGATTCCAGCTTATGAATATTCGAAGGCGATCGAACCGCGCGTCATGAAATGCACATTTTGCCTCCACAGGACGGAAGTTGGGAAGAGGCCGGCATGTGTGGAGATCTGCCCGAATGAAGCGTTGGTTTTCGGCACGCGGGAGCAGATCCTCCAGGTGGCCCATGAGCGCATTCAAGCCCGCCCCGAGAAGTATTCAGCCCATGTTTACGGAGAGCATGAAGCCGGCGGAACGAGCTGGATCTACTTGCTGCCGTACGACTTCAAGCACACAGAATTGCCCGCCCTCGATGATAGACCGATACCCGACCGCACAGAGAAGATTCAGCATGCGATCTTTAAATCATTTGTGCCGCCGGCGGCTCTTTATGGATTGCTCGGCCTGATCATGTATACCCAGAAACGGGATAGTCGTGGGGAGGAGGACTGA
- the hybB gene encoding Ni/Fe-hydrogenase cytochrome b subunit gives MSGHEIPTPIRKVPYFTKGTLVLFGIMCLGLATFLARFLFGLGAVTNLNDQYPWGLWIAIDVATGVALAAGGFTTAALAEIFHRGKYHVITRPALLTAMLGYTFVAIGVVTDLGRYYNIWHVLLPPFWQGNSVLFEVGMCVMIYLTVLYVEFLPIVVERFVGRVNFPGPFSIFNKIVDLFLKLAGRALQRVLWVFIIAGVVLSCLHQSSLGTLMVIAPYKMHPLWYTSLSPLLFLLSAIAVGFPMVIFESILASRSLKLKPETKVLSSIARYTPIILGTYFIVKIGDITLREAWPYVIEGSLHSFMWSVEMILGVVTPIVLFSIKRVRNSVGGLFTGATLIVLGVVLNRINVFIIAYKPLYAVKPYFPTFWEIIVTAGLACALVLIYRFFVMNLPVISVPEKDLQSASTRVGS, from the coding sequence ATGAGCGGGCATGAAATTCCTACACCGATCAGAAAAGTGCCCTATTTCACAAAAGGAACATTGGTGTTGTTCGGTATCATGTGCCTCGGTCTGGCCACCTTCCTTGCCCGCTTTCTATTCGGATTGGGCGCGGTGACAAATCTCAATGATCAGTATCCCTGGGGATTGTGGATTGCCATTGATGTCGCGACGGGGGTTGCTCTGGCGGCGGGGGGGTTCACAACAGCCGCGCTCGCCGAGATTTTCCACCGGGGCAAGTACCATGTTATAACCCGTCCGGCGCTGCTGACGGCGATGTTGGGTTATACATTCGTTGCCATAGGCGTTGTGACCGATCTCGGGCGCTATTACAACATCTGGCACGTGCTGCTTCCGCCTTTCTGGCAGGGCAATTCGGTTCTCTTCGAAGTCGGCATGTGCGTCATGATCTATCTCACCGTACTTTATGTCGAGTTCCTCCCGATTGTTGTGGAGCGTTTCGTCGGGCGGGTCAATTTCCCGGGTCCATTCTCCATCTTTAATAAGATCGTTGATCTCTTCCTTAAACTTGCCGGGCGTGCACTGCAACGCGTCCTTTGGGTTTTCATCATCGCCGGGGTGGTGCTTTCCTGCCTGCATCAGTCCTCGCTGGGGACATTGATGGTCATCGCGCCGTACAAGATGCATCCGCTTTGGTATACGAGCCTTTCGCCGCTTCTTTTTTTGCTTTCGGCCATAGCGGTCGGGTTTCCCATGGTGATCTTTGAGTCGATCCTGGCATCACGGTCTCTGAAACTGAAACCCGAAACGAAGGTCCTTTCCTCCATCGCGCGCTATACACCGATCATCTTAGGGACCTATTTTATTGTTAAAATTGGTGATATCACGCTGAGGGAGGCCTGGCCGTATGTCATCGAAGGATCGCTTCATTCTTTCATGTGGAGTGTGGAAATGATCCTGGGCGTTGTCACGCCCATCGTGCTCTTCTCCATCAAAAGGGTTCGGAACTCCGTCGGGGGGCTCTTTACCGGCGCGACCCTCATTGTTCTCGGAGTCGTTCTCAACCGGATAAACGTGTTTATCATCGCCTATAAACCCCTCTATGCCGTGAAACCCTATTTTCCCACTTTCTGGGAAATCATAGTAACAGCCGGGCTTGCCTGCGCACTGGTCCTGATCTACAGGTTCTTTGTGATGAATCTTCCTGTGATCTCGGTGCCGGAGAAAGATCTTCAATCCGCCAGTACAAGGGTCGGGAGTTGA
- a CDS encoding cytochrome c family protein produces the protein MVAKAFFKAVCHLVGIGVILLFYPVISSAHDPNEPSDLDCMECHTCEEPTLENMCLKACPRLASAHKTAGFDLSKSPDILKLDDLADLYEATLFNHKGHAEMTDRGIGCEVCHHYSTSDDIPLCSDCHVPGNENTNLRMPGLKGAFHRLCLGCHREWSHETECDVCHVPAKDGALEASGYDRSDIIGREHPKLVPPVTKILQVDFAEGPVVRFPHAEHVESFGFECVDCHQNESCDQCHDLQRSSSGRDPKKAAHADCKACHEDDKCSKCHTSHDSAEPLFNHEAHAEMTERGVGCKICHHDVEENDIQACSACHTSVEKGAHMGQPSLQGAYHRLCLGCHREWDHETRCTACHHPSQTKDLEAAGQDPTDIVGQSHPKLIPPITKVFQTNYKEGPVVRFAHSDHIEKQGFECVDCHQKESCNLCHDLAKDPTKRDPSKEHHEDCNACHAGDECVLCHKAH, from the coding sequence ATGGTCGCAAAAGCATTTTTTAAGGCGGTATGTCATCTTGTCGGGATCGGTGTGATACTCCTGTTTTATCCGGTCATCAGCAGCGCTCATGATCCGAATGAACCCAGCGATCTTGATTGTATGGAATGTCATACCTGCGAAGAACCGACGCTTGAGAATATGTGCCTCAAAGCTTGTCCGAGACTGGCTTCCGCCCACAAGACCGCCGGTTTTGATCTTTCAAAGAGCCCCGATATCCTCAAGCTGGACGATCTCGCGGACCTCTATGAGGCGACTCTTTTTAATCACAAAGGCCATGCCGAGATGACCGATCGCGGTATCGGATGCGAGGTCTGCCACCACTACAGCACTTCGGATGATATCCCGCTCTGTTCAGATTGCCATGTTCCCGGCAATGAAAACACCAATCTGCGGATGCCCGGACTGAAGGGGGCGTTTCACCGTCTCTGTCTCGGATGCCACCGTGAATGGAGCCACGAGACGGAATGCGATGTCTGCCACGTACCTGCAAAGGATGGAGCCCTGGAAGCTTCGGGTTACGACCGCTCTGATATCATCGGCCGGGAGCATCCCAAGTTGGTGCCGCCTGTCACAAAGATTCTTCAGGTTGATTTTGCAGAAGGGCCGGTTGTCCGGTTTCCCCATGCCGAGCATGTGGAATCGTTCGGATTCGAATGCGTCGATTGCCATCAGAATGAAAGCTGTGATCAGTGCCATGACCTGCAGCGGAGCAGCTCCGGCAGGGATCCAAAGAAAGCGGCGCATGCCGATTGCAAGGCCTGTCATGAGGATGATAAGTGCTCAAAGTGCCATACCTCTCACGATTCAGCCGAACCACTGTTCAATCATGAGGCCCATGCCGAAATGACCGAGCGGGGCGTCGGGTGCAAGATCTGCCATCACGATGTCGAAGAGAATGATATCCAGGCCTGTTCGGCGTGCCACACCTCAGTAGAAAAGGGAGCCCATATGGGCCAGCCGAGCCTGCAGGGGGCTTATCACCGTTTGTGTCTCGGCTGTCATCGCGAGTGGGATCACGAGACTCGTTGTACCGCCTGTCATCATCCATCCCAGACAAAAGATCTCGAGGCCGCGGGGCAGGACCCGACCGATATCGTGGGGCAAAGTCATCCCAAACTTATCCCGCCCATCACAAAGGTCTTTCAGACAAATTATAAGGAGGGGCCGGTTGTCAGATTCGCCCACTCCGATCATATCGAAAAACAAGGTTTCGAATGTGTCGATTGCCATCAGAAGGAGAGCTGCAATCTTTGTCATGATCTGGCGAAGGACCCTACAAAACGGGATCCATCAAAGGAACATCATGAAGATTGTAATGCCTGCCACGCGGGTGATGAATGCGTTCTGTGCCACAAGGCCCATTAG
- a CDS encoding cytochrome b/b6 domain-containing protein, translating into MLSQELVRRCLVLLVLICLAVLPAAAQDFTNEDCDACHADTGGDLPEVSHSTLMSSVHADQLCTDCHTGIEELPHSEILPPAECGACHGDVAESYVKHGLGIVGVSTAIPNCIDCHGTHDIKPVADKTSRVNPLRLPQTCGKCHEDEKFTEAQGIRFKHPVKVYSVSVHGRAALGGVYSAASCNDCHSAGGDAHQILSPGDIKSPINHFNITKTCGQCHRYIAQDYSEGIHGQLTERGEVESPICTTCHGEHNILLHDDPRSPVSSHRLAEATCSPCHESAALNEKYSLPTGRLHSFRDSYHGLKSQAGDITVANCASCHGAHRILPASDPTSTVYKGNLVTTCGGCHPSITPEMASTPIHASSTGIQAGAAAVVRAIYVWAIAIIIGAMALHWLIDLIQQIHVTMKKKKQVKRMDADEVVQHFFLALSFTLLVISGFSLRFYDAWWSKLFFGWDGGSAFRGTLHRVCGVVMLMVTLWHMLFLLTARGRRFLRDMAPGFLDVKQFFQMMAYNLGRQGDHPQFGRFSYVEKAEYWALVWGTVVMAISGLFLWFDNLAIHWFPKGFLDVMLVVHYYEAWLAFLAILIWHMYSTVFSPKVYPMNPSWLTGNMPEEQFKAEHPLIKIPEPKKETES; encoded by the coding sequence GTGTTGTCTCAAGAATTGGTCCGGCGCTGCCTTGTTTTACTCGTCTTGATCTGTCTGGCCGTCCTTCCGGCGGCCGCCCAGGATTTTACAAACGAAGATTGTGATGCTTGTCACGCGGACACGGGCGGGGATCTTCCGGAGGTTTCCCATAGCACGCTCATGAGCAGTGTTCATGCCGATCAACTTTGCACCGACTGCCATACCGGTATTGAGGAGCTGCCGCATAGCGAAATCCTCCCGCCGGCGGAATGCGGCGCCTGCCACGGCGATGTCGCCGAGTCTTATGTAAAACACGGTCTGGGGATTGTCGGCGTATCAACGGCGATTCCCAATTGCATCGATTGTCATGGCACCCACGACATCAAGCCGGTGGCTGATAAAACATCGAGAGTCAATCCCTTGAGGCTTCCACAAACATGCGGGAAATGCCACGAAGACGAAAAATTCACCGAGGCACAGGGTATTCGCTTCAAACACCCCGTCAAGGTTTACTCGGTGAGTGTTCACGGACGGGCCGCGCTGGGGGGCGTTTATTCGGCCGCGAGCTGTAATGACTGCCACTCCGCGGGTGGGGATGCCCATCAGATCCTCTCTCCCGGTGATATCAAATCGCCGATCAACCATTTCAACATCACCAAGACCTGCGGGCAGTGCCATCGATATATCGCTCAGGATTATTCCGAGGGTATTCACGGGCAATTGACCGAACGGGGCGAGGTGGAATCACCGATTTGTACAACCTGTCACGGTGAGCATAATATTCTGCTTCACGACGACCCGCGATCCCCGGTCAGCTCCCACCGCCTGGCCGAGGCCACCTGCTCGCCCTGCCATGAATCGGCCGCCCTAAACGAGAAATATTCGCTTCCCACGGGAAGGCTTCACAGTTTCCGCGATTCTTATCATGGCCTCAAGAGCCAGGCCGGTGATATCACGGTCGCCAACTGCGCCTCATGCCATGGCGCCCATCGGATTCTGCCCGCATCCGATCCCACCTCGACGGTGTACAAGGGGAATCTTGTGACAACATGCGGTGGATGCCATCCCAGCATCACACCCGAGATGGCCAGCACCCCGATTCACGCCTCCTCCACCGGGATTCAGGCCGGCGCCGCCGCCGTCGTGCGGGCCATCTATGTGTGGGCGATCGCCATCATCATCGGGGCCATGGCCCTGCACTGGCTCATCGATCTTATCCAGCAGATCCATGTGACAATGAAGAAGAAAAAACAGGTTAAGCGGATGGACGCGGATGAGGTCGTCCAGCACTTCTTCCTCGCGCTCTCTTTTACATTACTTGTCATCAGCGGTTTCTCCCTCCGGTTTTATGATGCGTGGTGGTCGAAGCTGTTCTTCGGCTGGGACGGCGGGTCGGCGTTCAGGGGAACGCTTCACCGCGTCTGCGGCGTTGTAATGCTGATGGTGACGCTCTGGCACATGCTCTTTCTCTTGACCGCCAGGGGGCGGCGATTCTTAAGAGACATGGCGCCCGGCTTCCTGGATGTAAAGCAGTTCTTCCAGATGATGGCTTACAATTTGGGCCGCCAGGGGGATCATCCCCAATTCGGCCGTTTCTCCTATGTGGAGAAGGCGGAGTATTGGGCGCTCGTTTGGGGAACGGTTGTCATGGCGATTTCCGGGCTCTTCCTCTGGTTCGACAATTTGGCGATCCACTGGTTCCCCAAGGGGTTCCTCGATGTCATGCTTGTGGTTCACTATTATGAAGCCTGGCTGGCTTTCCTCGCCATCTTGATCTGGCACATGTACTCAACCGTATTCAGTCCCAAGGTTTATCCCATGAACCCCTCCTGGCTTACTGGAAATATGCCCGAGGAACAATTCAAGGCGGAGCACCCTTTGATCAAGATTCCGGAACCGAAGAAAGAAACGGAGTCGTAG
- a CDS encoding peptidyl-prolyl cis-trans isomerase, with protein MDRPRFWSCLLAILFMAGPLLHGSSRVAAADAPMPAGAAVLALVDGDPITMTDLEIILPRPKPSLTAEELQGYSPESILKRMIQNRLLEQEGYRLDAQEDPQIKNQVEELMRHRSVIALLDSISAPVEKPKPGELDSLFTKTNRMNRISHILLDDEASALALRDSLKAGIPFATLADRHSRDTTWAGKGGDIGWAREGMFIPEFETLMPQLSVGEIGGPVQTEKGWHLVLLAEIRDETVGQSDAMQDALVDAVMKDRVMTVVKAYVEALKEKYNVTIDEPLLQTLDYGSPDPEVQNQLRDNEAVLATLPWRQIKVSELTRAMRFQHFHGIENKPNAPELRDKMFGEVLAESLLRHEAAILHLHKRPNIIMESDALERQLLREKVLNMIVDFPFNPDEKEIESFYNAHSEEFTPKARLRVNGALLGNEEAARRFREKLEEGASLSWLIPRTPAVSDPNPVAFTNWVDAQMLGLSSDVDKGMLLGPLPFEGAWAVVKIVEIERVTAPPLAQCRGQVLRSLKSQRTREAVTDAVARLESAATIEIMDGAYQRIEQRIHDWMGM; from the coding sequence ATGGATCGACCCCGGTTTTGGAGTTGTCTCCTCGCCATACTTTTCATGGCAGGCCCGCTTCTGCACGGTTCCTCCAGGGTCGCCGCCGCCGATGCCCCTATGCCGGCCGGGGCCGCCGTCCTCGCTCTGGTGGATGGTGATCCCATCACAATGACCGATCTGGAGATCATCCTCCCCCGCCCGAAACCGAGTCTCACGGCGGAAGAGCTTCAGGGATATTCACCTGAGTCGATCCTCAAGCGGATGATTCAGAACAGGCTCTTGGAGCAGGAAGGGTACCGCCTCGATGCGCAGGAAGACCCGCAGATAAAGAACCAGGTCGAAGAGTTGATGAGGCACCGCAGCGTGATCGCTCTTCTCGATTCGATCTCGGCGCCCGTAGAGAAACCGAAACCGGGCGAGTTGGACAGCCTTTTCACGAAGACAAATAGAATGAATCGGATATCCCACATCCTATTGGATGATGAAGCCTCCGCTCTGGCCCTGCGTGACAGTCTGAAGGCCGGCATTCCTTTTGCCACATTGGCGGATCGACATTCCCGGGACACGACCTGGGCCGGCAAGGGAGGGGACATCGGGTGGGCTCGTGAGGGAATGTTCATCCCCGAATTCGAGACACTGATGCCACAGCTCTCGGTGGGAGAGATCGGTGGGCCGGTTCAGACCGAAAAGGGCTGGCATCTGGTTCTTCTGGCGGAAATCCGGGATGAAACCGTCGGGCAATCCGATGCCATGCAGGACGCGCTGGTTGATGCCGTGATGAAGGATCGCGTGATGACGGTTGTTAAAGCTTATGTGGAGGCATTGAAAGAGAAATACAATGTGACCATTGATGAACCCCTCCTGCAAACACTCGATTACGGCTCTCCCGATCCCGAGGTGCAGAATCAGCTGCGCGACAATGAGGCTGTGCTGGCCACATTGCCCTGGCGGCAGATCAAAGTCAGCGAGTTGACCCGGGCCATGCGTTTCCAGCATTTCCACGGCATCGAAAACAAGCCGAATGCGCCTGAGCTCCGCGATAAAATGTTTGGCGAAGTCCTGGCCGAATCCCTCCTTCGGCATGAAGCCGCCATCCTTCACTTACACAAAAGACCGAATATCATCATGGAGTCAGATGCGCTGGAGCGCCAGCTTCTCCGGGAAAAAGTCCTCAATATGATCGTGGATTTCCCCTTCAACCCAGATGAGAAGGAGATAGAGAGTTTCTATAATGCGCACTCTGAAGAATTCACACCCAAGGCCAGATTGCGGGTGAATGGCGCCTTATTGGGGAATGAAGAGGCGGCGCGCCGGTTTCGGGAGAAGTTGGAGGAGGGGGCGAGTCTGAGTTGGCTCATCCCCAGGACGCCCGCAGTCAGTGACCCCAATCCGGTGGCATTTACGAATTGGGTCGACGCCCAGATGCTGGGCCTCTCCAGCGATGTTGACAAGGGAATGCTGCTGGGACCTTTGCCGTTCGAGGGAGCCTGGGCGGTGGTGAAGATTGTGGAAATCGAAAGGGTCACAGCGCCCCCATTGGCCCAGTGCCGGGGGCAGGTCCTCCGATCGTTGAAGAGTCAACGGACACGTGAGGCGGTAACCGATGCGGTTGCCCGGCTCGAATCGGCCGCGACAATCGAAATCATGGATGGGGCTTATCAAAGGATCGAACAACGCATCCATGATTGGATGGGAATGTAG